Proteins from a single region of Microcoleus sp. AS-A8:
- a CDS encoding M28 family peptidase, protein MIQMPGESYRRELPPLTPKEVALGDSLRRDVEKLAGEIGERNFLHYKELMAAADFLDASFAQAGYQVQRQGYTIDNQTYYNLEVEIPGTQKPDEIVIVGGHYDSVSGSPGANDNGTGAAATVELARLFAGKKPSRTLRFVEFVNEEPPFFFSEGMGSLVYASRCKQRSENVVAMLSLETIGYYSDQIGSQRYPLPELSSIYPLQGNFISFIGNLASGSLVKEAIASFRRHTKFPSEGTALPNEITGVSWSDQWSFWQQGYPGIMVTDTAPFRYPYYHTSDDTPDKVNYDRLARVVAGLEYVIADLSGLSQPK, encoded by the coding sequence ATGATTCAGATGCCTGGAGAAAGCTACCGAAGAGAGTTGCCACCATTGACCCCAAAGGAAGTGGCGCTAGGGGATTCCCTCCGCCGGGATGTCGAAAAGCTGGCTGGTGAAATTGGAGAACGCAACTTCCTACACTACAAAGAACTAATGGCGGCGGCTGATTTCCTAGACGCTTCATTCGCTCAAGCTGGCTATCAAGTCCAACGGCAGGGATACACCATTGACAACCAGACCTACTACAATCTTGAAGTCGAAATCCCCGGTACTCAAAAACCTGACGAGATTGTAATCGTCGGCGGACACTACGACTCGGTATCTGGCAGTCCGGGTGCAAACGACAACGGCACTGGCGCTGCTGCCACTGTTGAGCTAGCGCGTCTGTTTGCAGGGAAAAAGCCTTCTAGAACCTTACGGTTTGTTGAATTTGTGAATGAGGAGCCGCCTTTTTTCTTCTCAGAAGGGATGGGGAGTTTGGTTTATGCTTCTCGATGCAAACAGCGCTCTGAAAACGTCGTTGCCATGCTCAGTCTGGAAACGATTGGGTATTATTCTGATCAGATCGGTAGCCAGCGATATCCTTTACCTGAGCTATCCTCTATCTACCCGCTTCAAGGGAATTTCATCAGCTTCATTGGCAATCTCGCTTCCGGGTCACTGGTAAAAGAGGCGATCGCCTCTTTCCGCCGTCATACCAAATTCCCTTCTGAGGGGACTGCACTGCCTAACGAAATTACGGGTGTGAGTTGGTCTGACCAGTGGTCGTTCTGGCAGCAGGGTTATCCCGGAATCATGGTGACGGACACTGCACCTTTCCGTTATCCCTACTATCACACTTCAGACGATACCCCCGACAAAGTTAACTACGATCGCCTAGCACGGGTAGTGGCAGGCTTGGAATATGTGATCGCGGACTTATCAGGGTTGAGCCAACCCAAGTAG
- a CDS encoding nucleotidyltransferase family protein, producing CKLCFCSWLRKFFIGIAPWLSEIIHSSFYATWRRDSLLPAICCKQQRFAIALLNLPNWWLAGGAVRNTVWRSLFGNDCQLVINDFDIAFFDALGDRSQELTAKATLTAQFPDYKFDQPTPAPIHNPDAQSKAASFLQKCPCLRLA from the coding sequence GTTGCAAACTTTGCTTCTGCTCTTGGCTTAGGAAGTTTTTTATAGGCATAGCACCCTGGCTTTCGGAGATTATCCACTCTTCATTTTATGCAACTTGGAGGCGCGACAGCTTATTACCTGCGATCTGCTGCAAGCAGCAGCGCTTCGCTATCGCTCTTCTCAATCTCCCTAACTGGTGGTTAGCAGGTGGTGCGGTACGAAATACGGTTTGGCGATCGCTGTTTGGCAATGACTGTCAGTTAGTCATCAATGACTTTGACATCGCCTTTTTTGATGCACTTGGCGATCGTTCCCAAGAACTCACTGCTAAGGCTACCCTGACAGCGCAGTTTCCTGACTACAAGTTCGATCAACCGACTCCAGCGCCTATACACAACCCGGATGCTCAGAGTAAAGCGGCTTCGTTTTTACAAAAGTGTCCTTGCCTGCGTCTGGCTTAG
- a CDS encoding phycobilisome rod-core linker polypeptide: MALPLLSYSPKSQNQRVAAYEIPGDEQPRIFTTDNLLSSGDMDTLIEAAYRQIFFYAFAWDREPALESQLRNGQSTVRDFIRGLLLSKTFRNSFYEKNSNYRFVEQCVQRVLGRDVYSEREKIAWSIVVATKGIAGFVDQLLNSDEYLNNFGYNTVPYQLRRVLHSRNEGERPFNIKSPRYDAYHRSQLGFPQIIWQNEVRTFKPQERTARAGDPSLYADMARSIAPKTNPVPRVSAQNIDYLSRVPRR, encoded by the coding sequence GTGGCCTTACCTTTATTAAGCTACTCACCTAAAAGCCAAAATCAGCGCGTAGCTGCATATGAAATTCCTGGTGATGAACAACCTAGAATTTTTACAACAGATAACCTGCTCTCCTCTGGAGATATGGATACTCTGATTGAAGCCGCCTACCGCCAGATCTTCTTCTATGCCTTTGCTTGGGACCGAGAGCCTGCTCTTGAATCTCAGCTCCGCAATGGTCAAAGCACTGTGCGGGACTTCATTCGTGGATTGCTGCTTTCTAAGACTTTCAGAAACAGCTTCTATGAGAAAAACAGCAACTATCGTTTTGTTGAGCAATGCGTGCAACGGGTGCTGGGACGTGATGTCTACAGCGAACGGGAAAAAATCGCTTGGTCAATTGTAGTTGCTACCAAGGGTATTGCAGGCTTCGTCGATCAACTACTCAATAGTGACGAGTACCTGAACAATTTTGGGTACAACACCGTCCCCTATCAGCTGCGTCGAGTTTTACACAGCCGGAATGAGGGTGAACGACCCTTCAATATCAAATCTCCCCGTTACGACGCTTATCACCGTTCGCAACTGGGCTTTCCTCAAATCATCTGGCAAAACGAGGTACGTACCTTCAAGCCACAAGAGAGGACGGCAAGAGCAGGCGACCCATCTCTGTATGCAGATATGGCACGGTCTATTGCTCCCAAAACCAACCCAGTTCCACGGGTGTCAGCACAGAACATCGATTATTTATCAAGGGTGCCTCGGCGTTAG
- a CDS encoding XisI protein: MDKLEVYQNHIENLLKEYSNYKPSYGDVEMQLIFDRERDRYQLMTVGWNKNRRIHGIVLHVDIKDGKIWIQHDGTEGGIANELLALGVPKQDIVLAFHAPARRKYMETSC, from the coding sequence ATGGATAAATTAGAAGTGTACCAAAATCATATTGAAAATTTGCTCAAAGAATACAGCAATTATAAGCCTTCCTATGGCGACGTGGAAATGCAATTGATTTTTGACCGAGAACGGGATCGCTATCAGCTAATGACAGTTGGCTGGAATAAAAATCGACGAATTCACGGGATTGTGCTTCATGTCGATATTAAGGATGGCAAAATTTGGATTCAGCATGATGGCACAGAGGGAGGAATTGCTAACGAACTGCTGGCGTTAGGCGTACCGAAGCAGGATATTGTGTTAGCGTTCCACGCACCAGCGCGAAGAAAGTACATGGAGACAAGCTGTTAG
- a CDS encoding helix-turn-helix domain-containing protein: MAKKPWSPLRRLRTLQQLTQKELADALGVTQDTVANWESGRAIPRLTIPQFKTLLKVLQVTPEELPDDLSPPRSPSEDKQEN, encoded by the coding sequence ATGGCGAAAAAGCCTTGGTCGCCCCTTAGAAGGCTCAGAACACTTCAACAGCTAACCCAGAAGGAACTTGCAGATGCTTTAGGGGTTACACAAGATACTGTAGCTAATTGGGAAAGTGGTAGAGCTATACCAAGGCTTACGATTCCACAGTTCAAAACCCTACTTAAGGTGTTGCAAGTGACTCCAGAAGAACTACCTGATGACTTGAGTCCACCCCGATCGCCATCAGAGGATAAACAGGAGAATTAA
- a CDS encoding HNH endonuclease, protein MPTYLLTWNPIKWHWEDLQDCIKAVKEEGHYSTAWSCGGTKKIKTGDRFFLIRLGEEPRGIFASGWVESEFYEDDHWNPESEKPALYIDIRIDVLLDAEHEPIFSRTQLKSMFPNMHWDAQSSGTTIRPEVSVKLESEWARFLATTGIVQPSTPDKGVLLEGLVNAQKYDEDAVSEPAVKADVKRNPPWQRDELILALDLYFRYPPNTISKTHSEVVKLSEVLNSLPIHINRLDKDKFRNPNGVYMKLCNFLRFDPAYQGIGLVSGGKLEEDIWREFSSNKAELRKLANVITNYVSTTNIEDDNILPEEENFPEGKVLYRLHRTRERNRELVKKAKDKRKKEAGVLKCDVCQFNFFEIYGDIGADYIECHHTKPVSELEDNAKTQLKDIALVCANCHRMLHRKRPWLSIEQLKSLLKSR, encoded by the coding sequence GTGCCAACGTATCTACTCACTTGGAACCCAATAAAATGGCATTGGGAAGACCTACAAGATTGCATTAAGGCAGTAAAAGAGGAGGGCCACTATTCAACAGCTTGGAGTTGTGGAGGTACTAAGAAGATCAAAACAGGTGACCGCTTCTTTCTAATTCGTTTAGGTGAAGAACCACGCGGTATCTTTGCATCTGGTTGGGTTGAATCAGAGTTTTATGAAGATGATCACTGGAACCCTGAGTCGGAGAAACCTGCTCTATACATCGATATTCGCATAGACGTTTTACTTGATGCTGAGCATGAGCCAATATTTTCACGCACTCAGCTAAAAAGTATGTTTCCCAATATGCATTGGGATGCACAATCATCAGGCACTACTATTCGACCTGAAGTTAGCGTTAAGCTCGAAAGTGAATGGGCACGCTTTCTAGCGACGACAGGAATAGTGCAGCCGTCTACCCCTGATAAAGGAGTCTTACTGGAAGGACTAGTAAACGCTCAAAAGTATGATGAAGATGCTGTAAGCGAGCCAGCAGTCAAGGCAGATGTAAAACGTAACCCGCCTTGGCAACGCGATGAGCTAATTCTCGCCTTAGACCTCTACTTTCGTTATCCTCCAAATACCATTAGCAAAACGCATTCCGAGGTAGTAAAGCTGAGTGAAGTACTGAACAGCTTGCCAATACATATCAACCGTCTTGATAAAGATAAATTTAGAAACCCAAACGGTGTATATATGAAGCTGTGCAACTTCTTGAGATTCGATCCAGCTTATCAAGGAATTGGACTAGTTAGCGGAGGGAAGCTAGAGGAAGATATATGGAGAGAGTTTTCTTCAAATAAAGCAGAATTGAGAAAGTTAGCTAATGTAATTACTAACTATGTTTCAACTACAAATATAGAAGATGATAATATCTTGCCCGAAGAAGAAAATTTTCCTGAAGGGAAAGTCCTCTATCGTCTACATCGTACACGGGAGAGGAATAGGGAGTTAGTTAAAAAAGCAAAGGATAAACGAAAGAAAGAAGCAGGGGTACTTAAGTGTGATGTATGCCAATTTAACTTTTTTGAGATATACGGTGATATAGGTGCTGATTATATAGAGTGTCATCATACAAAGCCTGTATCAGAGCTTGAAGATAACGCTAAAACCCAGTTAAAAGACATAGCGCTTGTGTGCGCTAACTGTCATAGGATGCTACACAGGAAACGTCCTTGGCTTTCTATTGAGCAGCTAAAGAGTCTGCTTAAGTCGAGATAA
- a CDS encoding helix-turn-helix transcriptional regulator, which yields MVKNKDEQPKNKHEQLTLAQLRQRANLTQRKLADILDVTVKTVSAWERGEHEPYLTLTQTKKLVDGLQCSLNELIAATGKQSSTGEDEPRLSFTQTRRLMEILQCSLDELVAAMEKNPPQEGN from the coding sequence ATGGTAAAAAATAAAGATGAGCAACCAAAAAATAAGCATGAGCAACTTACGCTGGCACAGCTAAGACAGCGTGCTAATCTAACACAGCGCAAGCTAGCTGATATTCTTGACGTGACGGTGAAGACTGTTAGTGCTTGGGAGAGAGGAGAACACGAGCCATATTTGACTTTAACTCAGACTAAAAAGCTGGTCGATGGGTTGCAATGCTCTCTAAATGAACTGATTGCGGCAACGGGAAAGCAATCTTCAACAGGAGAAGATGAGCCACGCCTCAGCTTTACTCAAACTAGGCGTCTGATGGAAATTCTTCAATGCTCTCTTGATGAACTGGTTGCTGCTATGGAGAAGAACCCTCCTCAAGAGGGGAATTAA
- a CDS encoding PD40 domain-containing protein, which translates to MFLGGCDGSILAPIKSITSLPSDREVILNLTQINKQQGWYIVNPTDWKMSKWEFPNSLPSALNEETRRSYVSWSPQIQRLLYAKKSINPNGSIEVLNIKDKSLGSSNQYTLSPDGKTVAYTDGFSDKTSGIVEDVYLFDIASKRSRRITQLAPGSVYQLVWSPDSKVLAFWHRDTKKTLKTLYQINSDGSNQQVLLDAKDDLPIQIHPSLSSNDEAMKWSPDGRYLALLSSAKANNSFNIKGETIWLIDLTTKKLRKLFPPPPNSPGGGIQDFAWSPDGQKIVFAAGYDGKCHRPWLPISPYECTNFLYLVDVNGGQPTKVTKIPQSTATRLLWLEQKRQ; encoded by the coding sequence ATGTTTTTGGGTGGGTGTGATGGGTCAATCCTTGCGCCCATCAAGAGCATTACCAGTTTACCAAGCGATCGCGAGGTCATCCTCAACCTCACCCAAATTAACAAGCAACAGGGTTGGTATATAGTAAACCCCACAGATTGGAAGATGTCTAAGTGGGAGTTTCCCAACAGTCTTCCAAGCGCTCTCAACGAAGAAACAAGGAGGTCGTATGTGTCATGGTCTCCTCAGATTCAACGACTTCTATACGCGAAAAAATCCATCAATCCCAACGGTTCTATAGAAGTCTTAAACATCAAGGACAAAAGTCTTGGCAGCAGTAATCAATACACCTTGTCTCCAGATGGGAAAACGGTCGCTTATACAGACGGCTTTAGTGACAAAACCTCTGGCATTGTCGAAGATGTTTACCTGTTCGATATTGCCAGTAAACGTTCGCGGCGTATTACTCAACTCGCTCCTGGTAGTGTTTACCAGCTAGTTTGGTCACCAGACAGCAAAGTCCTTGCCTTCTGGCACAGGGATACCAAGAAAACCTTGAAGACGCTGTATCAAATTAACTCGGACGGGAGTAACCAGCAAGTACTCCTTGATGCCAAAGATGATTTACCAATTCAGATACACCCATCTCTATCTTCTAATGATGAAGCCATGAAGTGGTCGCCGGATGGTCGCTATCTCGCTTTACTCAGTAGTGCCAAAGCCAATAACAGCTTTAACATCAAAGGTGAAACGATATGGCTAATAGACCTGACGACTAAAAAGCTGCGAAAACTGTTTCCTCCACCTCCTAATAGTCCAGGTGGTGGGATTCAAGACTTTGCTTGGTCACCTGACGGGCAAAAAATTGTATTTGCAGCTGGGTACGATGGTAAATGTCATCGGCCTTGGTTACCAATAAGTCCTTATGAGTGTACTAATTTTCTTTACCTTGTTGATGTTAATGGGGGTCAGCCAACCAAAGTAACGAAGATTCCCCAAAGCACAGCAACAAGGCTGCTTTGGCTGGAACAGAAGCGTCAATAA
- a CDS encoding DMT family transporter, translated as MAHPIQLTERSLGKTPTLATIASLCLALLSIASAAIFMKFSEQEISPYATAFNRFWMTTVMLGLWGGFKAVRRRQENSETPQLSPYTGAIIGQLFLVGVFLAADLILWAWSLTQTSVANATLLANLTPVFSCFGGWLFYRRRFDQQFLLGMVIAIAAIFVIGFNDCQVANGKFLGDIAALIAAVSFSVYLSVLERLQSQLGATRILLWSSAIATLVSLPIVLIDGGQVFPTSWQGWLAVIALAGVCQILGQGMLVHSLDQLSSEFVALFLLLEPILAGVGAWVLFSEQLGLLNLVAFAIALVGIYLSLSSPSALRDEAIQPNLATLPLETDPKNREPEKNREQEVVNVVLNSCVAKNA; from the coding sequence ATGGCGCATCCCATTCAGCTAACAGAACGCTCATTGGGCAAAACACCCACGCTTGCTACTATAGCCTCGCTCTGTCTTGCTCTGCTCTCGATTGCTTCTGCCGCAATTTTCATGAAATTCAGCGAACAGGAAATTAGTCCCTACGCTACAGCATTCAACCGTTTTTGGATGACCACAGTCATGTTGGGATTGTGGGGCGGGTTTAAGGCAGTACGCCGACGACAGGAGAACAGCGAAACGCCCCAATTATCCCCTTATACAGGAGCGATCATCGGACAGTTATTTCTGGTAGGGGTGTTTTTAGCTGCCGACTTGATTCTCTGGGCCTGGTCACTGACGCAAACTAGCGTAGCTAACGCCACGTTACTGGCAAACCTGACGCCAGTATTCTCCTGTTTCGGTGGATGGTTATTCTATCGCAGACGCTTCGACCAGCAATTTCTGCTTGGCATGGTCATTGCGATCGCTGCCATTTTTGTAATTGGATTTAATGATTGTCAAGTGGCTAATGGCAAATTTCTGGGAGATATTGCTGCTCTAATTGCGGCTGTCTCTTTCAGCGTGTATCTGTCGGTACTGGAACGGCTCCAAAGCCAGTTAGGGGCTACAAGGATTTTGTTGTGGAGTTCAGCGATCGCTACACTAGTATCCTTGCCGATTGTACTGATTGATGGAGGTCAAGTGTTTCCAACCTCCTGGCAGGGATGGCTAGCAGTTATTGCTCTAGCTGGTGTTTGTCAAATCCTGGGACAGGGAATGCTCGTACACAGTCTTGACCAGTTGTCATCAGAATTCGTGGCTTTATTTCTGCTTTTAGAGCCGATACTGGCTGGAGTTGGAGCTTGGGTCTTGTTTTCAGAACAATTGGGTTTGTTGAATCTGGTGGCGTTTGCGATCGCCTTGGTAGGCATATACCTTTCTCTCTCCAGTCCATCTGCACTCAGAGATGAAGCAATTCAACCCAATTTAGCAACGTTGCCGCTAGAAACTGACCCGAAAAATCGAGAGCCAGAAAAAAATCGAGAGCAAGAAGTGGTTAATGTTGTACTCAACAGTTGTGTTGCCAAAAATGCTTGA
- a CDS encoding M28 family metallopeptidase, whose translation MQLQLLMKLLVASASVLSLGFSGCTSPGSLGVQAQQPTPSEQAQEPTPNQPAQSPSQPGRASADVQALVALGPRVAGTPVMDQASTYLLEEYRKAGYVAQVQTFTYSKFQDLGSTLTVGDMTIPGRALNGSLAAKLKAPLVVVPNVGRSADFASVNVRGAIAIVRRGEIPFLQKAQNAATAGAVGLIIVNTESGNFSGTLGGATPIPVLALSGEQGKALLVSEAGRASVHRRPSEPLEVSLNVNTRQGLITGRNIVAHLEGVTRPSVLLGGHYDSVVGSPGANDNASGTAVVLQIARNLSATPLARQAWFVAFDGEEDGLHGSKAFVKAAQPQFLSGLKAMLNFDMVGVNKQLRVGGSSSLTALALAADPKISTFQTDGGSDHAPFAAAGVPVLFFYRGQEPNYHSPNDKQVDSRLLDETIRVGQEVVKRSLL comes from the coding sequence ATGCAATTACAGCTATTGATGAAGTTGCTGGTTGCAAGTGCGAGTGTTCTCAGTCTTGGGTTCTCTGGGTGTACTTCACCCGGCTCACTTGGGGTACAAGCCCAACAACCCACGCCAAGTGAACAAGCTCAAGAACCTACGCCCAATCAGCCAGCCCAAAGCCCTAGCCAGCCCGGTCGTGCTAGCGCCGATGTTCAAGCCTTGGTCGCCCTCGGCCCACGGGTAGCTGGGACACCCGTGATGGATCAAGCCAGCACCTACCTGCTGGAGGAGTACCGCAAGGCGGGCTACGTGGCTCAAGTCCAGACCTTCACTTACTCAAAGTTTCAGGATTTAGGCTCTACCCTCACCGTCGGCGACATGACTATCCCCGGACGGGCATTGAATGGCTCACTAGCTGCAAAGCTTAAAGCACCGCTCGTTGTCGTCCCGAATGTCGGACGGTCTGCCGATTTCGCCTCTGTCAATGTTAGAGGTGCGATCGCTATTGTACGGCGCGGTGAGATACCCTTTCTCCAAAAGGCTCAGAATGCGGCAACCGCCGGTGCAGTGGGTTTAATTATCGTCAACACGGAGTCAGGCAACTTCTCTGGAACTCTCGGTGGTGCGACTCCGATTCCAGTACTAGCGCTCTCCGGTGAGCAAGGTAAGGCTTTACTTGTTAGCGAAGCGGGACGCGCTAGCGTCCATCGCAGGCCAAGTGAACCACTTGAGGTCAGCCTGAATGTGAATACTAGACAGGGTCTTATCACTGGGCGCAACATCGTGGCTCATCTTGAGGGCGTGACAAGACCAAGCGTACTACTCGGTGGTCATTATGACTCAGTCGTCGGCTCACCGGGTGCAAATGATAACGCTTCAGGGACGGCGGTCGTCCTGCAAATTGCCCGGAATTTGTCTGCCACACCGCTTGCTCGCCAAGCATGGTTCGTTGCCTTCGACGGCGAGGAGGACGGTCTTCACGGCTCAAAAGCTTTCGTGAAGGCAGCTCAGCCCCAGTTCCTCTCTGGGCTTAAGGCGATGCTGAATTTCGATATGGTTGGGGTCAATAAGCAGCTTCGTGTCGGGGGTTCGTCATCGTTGACAGCGTTGGCACTAGCCGCCGACCCAAAAATCTCAACCTTCCAAACCGACGGCGGCAGCGACCATGCACCCTTTGCCGCAGCAGGGGTACCGGTACTCTTCTTCTACCGAGGTCAAGAGCCTAACTATCACAGTCCAAACGACAAGCAGGTAGACTCAAGGCTACTGGATGAAACAATTCGGGTAGGGCAAGAAGTCGTTAAGCGATCGCTTCTCTAA
- a CDS encoding phycobiliprotein lyase: MDGMEFFQLSAGKWRSQRTTHHLAFRRAETGESEIDVATLEADHPQVVEICRLHQVEPSLAAGGALVSWQGTMAWDRSEEENHTGSTVMVIVPDPDNPRQGSLLRERGYAEIVPVAGRYLIDDQDALVLLTEYETMSSEERFCFVNSDVRMRTSTVKRFGGFSTASLCVETRIGSDLDDERRETLVPQQAQDVLAVRQFQSTLGW; the protein is encoded by the coding sequence ATGGATGGAATGGAATTTTTTCAGCTAAGTGCTGGTAAGTGGCGATCGCAGCGCACGACCCATCACCTTGCTTTTAGGCGAGCGGAGACAGGAGAGTCAGAAATCGATGTGGCAACTTTAGAAGCCGATCATCCCCAAGTGGTAGAGATTTGTCGATTGCATCAGGTTGAACCTAGCTTAGCTGCGGGAGGAGCACTGGTGAGTTGGCAGGGGACGATGGCCTGGGATAGAAGCGAAGAGGAAAATCACACTGGCTCCACCGTAATGGTGATTGTCCCTGATCCGGATAATCCTAGACAGGGCAGCTTACTGCGAGAAAGAGGCTATGCCGAAATTGTGCCAGTGGCGGGTCGCTATCTGATCGATGATCAGGATGCCCTGGTTCTGTTAACCGAATATGAAACGATGAGTTCTGAAGAGCGATTCTGCTTCGTCAACTCAGATGTGCGGATGCGAACCAGTACAGTCAAGCGCTTTGGTGGATTTAGCACAGCCTCCTTGTGTGTCGAAACTCGCATTGGCTCTGATTTAGATGATGAACGCCGTGAAACTTTAGTACCTCAACAAGCACAGGATGTCTTGGCCGTCAGACAGTTTCAGTCCACCTTGGGTTGGTGA
- a CDS encoding XisH family protein, whose protein sequence is MAKDKFHEAVKNALIKEDWTITDDPLFLQFGGVDLYVDLGAEKLIAAQKENQKIAIEVKSFLSYSVISDFHQAVGQVMNYRLILQREDPERVLYLAVPLDVYESFFKLEFTQIAIVDYRFKLIVYDIEQEAIALWIN, encoded by the coding sequence ATGGCTAAGGACAAGTTTCACGAGGCGGTAAAAAATGCCTTAATTAAGGAAGATTGGACGATAACTGATGACCCGCTATTTCTGCAATTTGGGGGTGTAGATTTGTATGTCGATTTGGGGGCTGAAAAACTCATTGCGGCGCAGAAAGAAAATCAAAAAATAGCGATTGAGGTGAAAAGTTTTCTCAGCTATTCAGTGATTTCCGATTTTCATCAGGCAGTGGGACAGGTGATGAATTACCGCTTAATTCTGCAACGGGAAGACCCAGAACGAGTGTTATATCTTGCCGTCCCGCTTGACGTTTACGAGAGTTTTTTTAAGCTCGAATTTACTCAAATCGCTATTGTGGATTATCGATTTAAGCTTATTGTCTACGATATTGAACAGGAGGCAATCGCGCTATGGATAAATTAG
- a CDS encoding MFS transporter — translation MPQRSQQITRDRAPARLGLILAFYAFIAIGMAEGGLGVLLPSIMQTFHLTPATVTLLFLSQITGYLVAAFTSSLLSNHIGLARMLLLASTFLTGALIIYASAPLWAVMVVTGTALGLGIGLIDAGINTYIVNDSRHAHFIGMLHGFYGTGALLGPAIATTLLGMHLPWRMVYLVFAGVVGLLVAGMVWAIATDYQPLTQQVTVSGGDARANLRTALCTPAVLVSGLLLLVYVGTEVAIGNWAYSVQTISRKTPEMVAGYSISAYWMGLTIGRMGMGYVIKRLGTVRLIDLSLTLLTVGLLSWWLLPNQVLSLPIMGFALAAIFPTTMLLVPQRVATPLVPAAIGFLTSVASLGAAGIPTGVGFLANWAGLEIIPILMLPLVVLMMLLHRWLVWHSSLSDSQPEVN, via the coding sequence ATGCCTCAACGCAGTCAACAAATTACCAGAGATCGCGCTCCAGCCCGGTTGGGTCTTATCCTGGCATTTTATGCCTTCATTGCGATCGGCATGGCAGAAGGTGGTTTAGGCGTGCTGCTGCCGTCGATCATGCAAACCTTCCATCTCACTCCAGCAACCGTTACACTGCTGTTTCTCAGTCAGATTACAGGCTATCTTGTAGCCGCCTTTACGAGTAGCCTGCTGAGCAATCACATCGGGTTAGCTCGCATGTTACTGCTTGCCTCCACTTTCTTGACAGGTGCCCTAATCATTTACGCTAGTGCTCCACTTTGGGCTGTGATGGTGGTGACGGGTACAGCCTTGGGACTGGGAATTGGTTTGATTGATGCGGGTATTAACACCTATATCGTCAATGATTCACGTCACGCCCACTTCATTGGAATGCTTCACGGTTTCTATGGCACAGGGGCATTACTCGGTCCTGCGATCGCAACAACCCTGTTAGGGATGCATCTGCCTTGGCGTATGGTCTATCTCGTGTTTGCGGGCGTTGTCGGGTTGCTAGTTGCGGGAATGGTTTGGGCGATCGCGACAGATTACCAGCCCTTGACTCAGCAGGTGACCGTATCGGGTGGAGACGCCAGGGCAAATCTGCGTACTGCCCTGTGTACACCTGCTGTCTTGGTATCGGGTCTGCTGTTGCTGGTTTATGTCGGTACTGAGGTAGCGATCGGCAATTGGGCGTATAGTGTCCAGACCATCAGCCGGAAAACGCCGGAAATGGTAGCAGGCTACAGCATCAGTGCCTACTGGATGGGACTGACGATTGGACGGATGGGAATGGGATACGTGATCAAACGTCTGGGAACCGTCCGCCTGATTGACCTCTCGTTAACCTTGCTAACAGTCGGCCTACTGAGTTGGTGGTTACTGCCCAATCAGGTGTTGAGCCTGCCTATAATGGGATTCGCACTCGCTGCCATTTTTCCCACCACCATGTTACTCGTACCCCAACGGGTAGCCACGCCCTTGGTACCCGCGGCGATCGGCTTTCTCACCAGTGTCGCTAGTTTGGGAGCCGCCGGCATCCCAACAGGCGTCGGCTTTCTGGCTAACTGGGCTGGTTTGGAAATTATTCCAATTCTGATGTTGCCACTGGTCGTATTGATGATGCTGCTACACCGCTGGCTGGTGTGGCATAGTTCCCTTTCAGACAGTCAGCCAGAAGTCAATTGA